The nucleotide window CGTCGCCGCACTGCTCGAGATCGCGCGCCGCTTCGACCAGGGGCCGGTCGTCGTGCGCCCGACGATCACGGTGCGGAACGCGAAGCTGTACATGGACGGCGTGATCACCGCGCCGGCGTTCACCGGCGTGATGGTCGAGCCGTACCTCGAGAACCGAGGCACGGCGCAGAAGCCGAAGTGGGTGTCGAGCGGCAACCGAGGCCCGGCGCCCTATTTCGCGGCCGACGTCCTGAAGGCGTTGCTGCTCTCGCTCGCCGCAGCCGGGATCGATCCGCACATTCACGCCGACGGCGACGGGGCCGTGCGCTTCTCGCTCGACGGATACGAGGCGATGCGCGCCGTCTACCCGGGCGAGGCGATCCGCGCCGCGATCGCGCACGTCGAGGTCGTCCACCCGGACGACTTCGCGCGCTTCGGCAAGCTCGATGTCATTCCGGTGCCGTCGTTCCAATGGGCGAAGCCGGCGGGCGACACGATCGAGGGCGCCCGCGACTACCTCGGCCCGCAGCGCTTCAAGTACTTCGAGCCGCTCGGCTTCCTCCACGGCGCCGGAGCGCGCATCGCCTACGGCAGCGACTGGCCGGTCGATCCGCTCGACGAGTGGTTCGGTCTCAAGGTCGGCGTGACACGCACCAACTCACCCGCAGCCGGGCCGCAGTACGCCGGCCGGCTCGGCGACGACATCGGCCTCTCCCGCGCCACTGTGATCCGCGCCATCACGATGAACTCCTCTTTCGCGCTTCACCAGGAGAAGGAGACCGGCTCGCTCGAAGTCGGGAAGCTCGCCGACCTCATTGTCCTCGACCGGGATCCGTTCACGATCCCCGCCGAGGAGATCGCCGCGGTCGATGTCCTGCTCACCGTGGTGGGCGGCGAGGTCGTCCACCGCGCCGGGCCGTTCGCGCCCTCGATGAAAACACCCTGATCGGCGCCTGAGCCGCTCAGGAGGCGAGCGTGCCGGCGGGGATCCTGCGCACGCGTCGGATGCGGGTGGTGCGGGTGCCGTCGCCGAGCTCGAGGAAGAGGCCCGGGGCCGCGACGATGCGGGTGAAAAGAGCGTGGCCACCGGCGGTGCAGCCGTGGACCTCGAGGGTCTGCGTGCCGCCTTCCGGTCCCGACTCGCGGGCGAAGCGGCCACCAGAAATGTCGAAGCGGCCGTCGGCACGCGCCACCAGGGAGTAGATCGAGTTCTTCGTCGAGACCAGCAGCCGGTCGCCGGGCGCGAGATCGCCGCGCCGCACGCCCTCGAGTCCATCCGCGGCGGAGACCAGAGAGTCGAGCGGCAGCGCCGGCAAAGCTGCCGGAGGTGAGGCGCGGAGGTCCGACGACGAACCGCTCACGGTTCCCTCCTCTGCAGCCCCGCGCCGATGCCCGGGATGCCCTCGGCGAGCAGGATGTCGCTGTCGGCCCAACCGGCCGAGACGACGATGTGGCCGTCGACCGGCGAGACGCCGAACGACTCGATCACCCGTTGCGCGTCGCTCACGGCCACCCGCCGCCGCTCGCTCCGGGTGTCGCGGCCGGGTACGATCGGTTGCTCAAAGAGCGCCGCCCGCCCGGACTCGTCGTCGCCGTAGAAGACGAGGGTCCGGCCGTCCGGCAGCCAGCGCGACCGGCCCGGGTTCAGCCGCCGGCCGGCGACGGAGAGCTCGGCGACCGCGGCGCCGTCGTCGAGTCGGAAGATGCGGATCGTGCGCTCGTTGCCTGGCGCAGTTTCGACCGCCGCAATCCAGCCCGACTGCGGCGCGAGCTCGGGCAGCGTGTAAGCGCCAGCGAGAAGCCGGGTGGCGTCGCGCCCGTCGGGGCGGACCTTCCAGATTCCCGGGGCGGCGGCATTGCTCGACGAATAGACGATCCAGGCGCCGTCCGCGGACATCGTCGGATTTTCGGCGTCGCGCCCGTCGGCGCTCGCCTGGCGGGCGCCGGTGCCGTCCGGCTCGGCGATCCAGATCTCGAAGTGGCCGCCGCGGTTCGAGCTCCAGAGGAGGTGTTTCCCGTCCGGGCTCCATTGCGGATCCCAGTCGTCCGTAGCGTCGAAGGTAAGCCGGCGGACGGCGCCGGTCGCGAGCTCGAGCGACCAGAGATCGAGGCTCCCCGAGCGGTCCGAGGTGAAGAGGATCCGGCGTCCGTCGGGCGAGAAGGCCGGCTGGCGGTCGCGCGTCGGCCCGCCGGTCAGTCCCTTGCCGAGGCTCTCGCCCGACGTCGCGCCGCCGCCGATCTCGAACAGGTTCTGGTGGATCCCGCCGGCGTCGAAGAGCAGCGCTCCGGGGCCGGCGAGCTCGATCCTCCCAGGGAGGGAGGTGAAGGAGAAGACGGGTAGCGGCGTCGGCTCGCCGAGCTCGAGGCGCTGCAGGAGGGTCTCCCCTCGCCCGGCCTGCGACGGCGACCAGGCAAAGATCACCGCTTCGTTGCCATCCCAGCGCGCCACGCTGGTGACGCTCCCGGCCGGCAGGCGGTAGAGCTCCCGCCGCCGGCCGCTGGCGACCTCTACCGTCTCGAGCGCGGTCGACGAGATCGAGTTCACCCGCGAGCTGGTCACCAGCAGAAGAGCGTTGCCGTCCGGCGACCAGTCGAGGCCGCGCACACCTGCATCCAGCTCGAGGAGCCGTTGCTCCCCGCCGCCTTCGGCCGGGATCAGGACGATCTGGCTGCCGCGCTCCTTCAGCCTCCCCACGGCGATCCGCTTCCCGTCCGGCGACCAGCCGGCGAGGTCGACGTTGCTCGCGAGGCGCCGCGGTTCACCGCCGACCAGGGGCACGCGATAGAGGTCGAAATTGCCCTTCCCGGCTCTCCTGAAGAGCACGGAGCCCGAGTCCGGGGAGATCTGCGGCCAGCTATCGCGGCCGGCGGTGAGGGCGACCTCTTCGCCGCTCGCCAGCTGCTTGAGCCAGATGCGCGGCGTGCCGTCGCGCGACGAGATGAAAGCCATGAACTTGCCGTCGCGCGAGATGCTCGCGGCGCCGCTCGTCCCTGAATAGGTCAGCGAACGGACCACCGGCGGGCGGGCCGGCGGCGGCTGGAAGAGCGACCGGCCGAGACCGGCGATCGCCAGCGCACCGACGACCAGACCTGCGCCAAGCCAGGCGAGCTTCGTCGGCCAGCCCGCGCCGCGAGCCGCGCTCGGGACGACGCCCGCCGCCGGCAAGTCACCGGCTTCCGCCCTTCCGGCCAGGAGATCGTCGAGCACCAGGCGGGCGTCGGCGATGTCG belongs to Thermoanaerobaculia bacterium and includes:
- a CDS encoding amidohydrolase, with amino-acid sequence MLIAAAFAADAAEGPADTVYRNGKVYTVDAADSVHEALAVRDGRIVFIGDAAGAVKLTGEGTKVVDLGGRVMMPGLVDAHMHPLSAGRKLVACSLDYAALTVAEFQARIQACLDATKEKEPDGWLEVWNWFQQSMLPSGTVPSHADLDVLQTQRPIVVHNSFGHTSLANARALALGKITAATPDPENGLIARDAAGAPTGLLEDSAQRILDPLLPEPTDSDRLAAARTSLDAMRKEGITTFLDVSADAETIAAYAAVAREGTLTARAHFAVEIEPEEGKEPEKAVAALLEIARRFDQGPVVVRPTITVRNAKLYMDGVITAPAFTGVMVEPYLENRGTAQKPKWVSSGNRGPAPYFAADVLKALLLSLAAAGIDPHIHADGDGAVRFSLDGYEAMRAVYPGEAIRAAIAHVEVVHPDDFARFGKLDVIPVPSFQWAKPAGDTIEGARDYLGPQRFKYFEPLGFLHGAGARIAYGSDWPVDPLDEWFGLKVGVTRTNSPAAGPQYAGRLGDDIGLSRATVIRAITMNSSFALHQEKETGSLEVGKLADLIVLDRDPFTIPAEEIAAVDVLLTVVGGEVVHRAGPFAPSMKTP
- a CDS encoding protein kinase; this encodes MRSKGALLIGERLGPYEITAKLGEGGMGEVYRATDTRLKREVAIKVLPAAFTEDKERLARFEREAQLLAQLHHPNIASIFGLEESGGLKALVMELVDGPTLADRLESGPLSFTESLSFALQIAQALEEAHDKGIVHRDLKPQNIKASSEGKAKVLDFGLAKAMDATASSASAADLARSPTLLNSPTLTAVHGTQLGVILGTAAYMAPEQARGAAVDKRADIWAFGVVLYEMLTGKSLFAGPTVSDTLAGVLKTEIDWKALPSETPTEIRRLLRRCLERNPKNRLHDIADARLVLDDLLAGRAEAGDLPAAGVVPSAARGAGWPTKLAWLGAGLVVGALAIAGLGRSLFQPPPARPPVVRSLTYSGTSGAASISRDGKFMAFISSRDGTPRIWLKQLASGEEVALTAGRDSWPQISPDSGSVLFRRAGKGNFDLYRVPLVGGEPRRLASNVDLAGWSPDGKRIAVGRLKERGSQIVLIPAEGGGEQRLLELDAGVRGLDWSPDGNALLLVTSSRVNSISSTALETVEVASGRRRELYRLPAGSVTSVARWDGNEAVIFAWSPSQAGRGETLLQRLELGEPTPLPVFSFTSLPGRIELAGPGALLFDAGGIHQNLFEIGGGATSGESLGKGLTGGPTRDRQPAFSPDGRRILFTSDRSGSLDLWSLELATGAVRRLTFDATDDWDPQWSPDGKHLLWSSNRGGHFEIWIAEPDGTGARQASADGRDAENPTMSADGAWIVYSSSNAAAPGIWKVRPDGRDATRLLAGAYTLPELAPQSGWIAAVETAPGNERTIRIFRLDDGAAVAELSVAGRRLNPGRSRWLPDGRTLVFYGDDESGRAALFEQPIVPGRDTRSERRRVAVSDAQRVIESFGVSPVDGHIVVSAGWADSDILLAEGIPGIGAGLQRREP